The Mesorhizobium opportunistum WSM2075 DNA window GGTCTTCACCGTGGTGTAGAACTCCATGGCATAGCGGCCCTGTTCGCGCGGGCCGAAACTCGAGCCCTTGCGGCCGCCGAAGGGAACATGAAAGTCGACGCCCGCCGTCGGCAGGTTGACCATCACCATGCCGGCTTCGGAGTTGCGCTTGAAGTGGGTGGCGTGCTTGAGGCTCGACGTGCAGATGCCCGACGTCAGCCCGAAAGGCGTGTCGTTGGCGACGGCAAGCGCCTCGTCATAATCCTTGACACGGATGACGCTGGCGACAGGGCCAAAGATCTCCTCGCGCGAAGAGCGCATGGCATTGGTGGCCTCGGTCAGCAGCGCCGGGCGCAGGAAGAAGCCTGGCGTCTTGCGGTCGAGCCGTTCGCCGCCGAAGGCAAGGGTCGCGCCTTCCCTGACACCGATGGCGATGTAGTCCTCGTCCTGCTTCAACTGAGTAGCGTCGACGACCGGGCCGATCTGCGTCTGCGCGTCGAGCGCATCGCCGATGACCAGCTTGCCCATGCGGTCCTTGAGCGCGTCGACGAAACGGTCGTGGATGGCGTCGGTCACGATCAGCCTGGACGAGGCCGTGCAGCGCTGGCCGGTCGAGAAGAAGGCACCGTTGAGCGCGCAATCGACGGCGACCGCGAGATCGGCATCGTCGAGCACGACCAGCGGATTCTTGCCGCCCATTTCGAGCTGGAACTTGCGCATGTGCTCGACGCTGGCGGCGGCGACGCGTTTGCCCGTGCCGACCGAACCGGTGAAGGTGATGGCGTTGACATCGGGGCTGTCGAGCATGGCCTGGCCAACCACCGAGCCCTTGCCCATGACGAGGTTGAGCACGCCCTTGGGCAGGCCGGCGCGATGCAGGATGTCGACGATGGACCAGGCGCTTTCGGGAACGAGTTCCGCCGGCTTGAAGACGATGGTGTTGCCGTGGGCCAAAGCGGGCGCGATCTTCCAGGCCGGAATGGCGATCGGGAAATTCCACGGCGTGATGATACCAACCACGCCGACCGCTTCGCGGGTGATCTCGACGCCGACGCCCGGGCGCACGCTCGGCACCATCTCGCCGGACAGGCGCAATGTCTCGCCGGCGAAGAAGTCGAATATCTGGGCGGCGCGAATGGTCTCGCCAATGCCTTCGGCCAGCGTCTTGCCCTCCTCGCGCGCCAGATTGCGGCCGATCTCGTCCTTGCGGGCCATGATCTCGTCCGCGGTCTTCTTCAGCACCGCATGGCGTGCCAGCGGACCTGAGCGGGACCATGCCGGAAACGCCGCCTTGGCCGCGGCGATTGCCTGGCCGGCCTGTTCGACGCCAGCCGAGGCATACTCGCCGACGACGTCGCCGGTATCCGAGGGATTGATGTTGCGGGAGCCGGCGTCGCCGACCCACTCGCCATCGATGAGGTTCTTGCGAAATACGTTCATGATCTTGCCTTCCTTGCCTTGGCTGCTGGCTTGGCTGCCGGCCGCGGGGCGGCATCCGTCTGAATTGGTATTTGCCAGACAATTGCCTTGCGGGAAAGCACGCACTGGCCGAGACGCCGCGACAAAAATGCCCAAGCTTGTCTCCGCGCCGATGGTGCGGTGCATTCCGAAAACCAACCCGGCTAATATCCACGCGGCGTCATTCAGACCGGAATGAATCGCCCTGTACAGTAGTGTCCATGACCTTGATTTGGCCTGTGCGGCGTGTCATGCGTCGTGCGATGGCAGCACTCGAAACGACGATCCAACGCACCGGCGCCACCGGCAACGTCAAGGCCACTCGCGAAGACTGGCTGAAGCTTGCGCTTGAAACACTGATCTCTGATGGTGTCGAGCGCGTCCGCGTGCTGACGCTGGGCCAGCAGCTCGACGTCTCGCGCTCGAGCTTCTACTGGTATTTCAAGAGCCGGCAGGATCTTCTCGACCAACTGCTGGATCATTGGCGGCAGACCAACACGAAATTCATCGTCGAGCGCGCCAGGCGGCCTTCCGCCACCGTGGTCCGCGGGGTGATGAGCATCTTCGAATGCTGGGTCGACGAAAGGCTGTTCGATCCCCGACTGGATTTCGCGATCCGGGCCTGGGCGCGTCGTTCGCCAGCAATCCGGCGCGCGCTCGACGAGGCCGACGAGGAACGCGTCAACGCCATCCGCGACATGTTCATGCGCCATGGTTATGACGAGGAGGACGCATTCGTTCGTGCCCGCATCCTCTATTTCATGCAGATCGGCTATTACTCGCTCGAACTCGACGAGCCGATGAGCAGCCGCCTGCCTCACGTCGCTTCATACTTGCGCAGCTTTACCGGCCAGGAACCCACGACCGCAGACGTCGAGGATTTCTCGCGCTATGTGGTGGAGACGATGGCACGCAAAGGTTAGCACCAGCCGTCGTGCGCAAAGCGATACCGAACTAGACATATATGTACAATGCGACTACGCTTTCCTGAGAAATCAGGCTTGTCCGCCGCACCATGACCAGACGCTATTCCGCATTATCGCTCTTCAAGGAAGGCCTGGCCGGCCAGACCGGCTGGAAGCAGGCTTGGCGCTCGCCCGAGCCGAAGCCGGCCTATGACGTGATCGTCATCGGCGGCGGCGGCCACGGGCTGGCGACGGCCTATTACCTGGCCAAGAACCACAACATCGCCCGAGTGGCCGTGCTGGAGAAAGGCTGGATCGGCGGCGGCAACACCGGCCGCAACACCACCGTGGTGCGCTCCAACTACTACTATCCGGAAAGCGTCGAACTCTACGGGCTGGCGCACCGGCTCTATGAGGGCCTGTCGAAGGATTTGAACTACAACGTCATGCTGTCGCAGCGCGGCATGGTCAATCTCTGCCACTCGACGGCCGAGATGGAGATCGGCGCGCGCACCGTCAACGCCATGCAGATCAACGGTATCGATGCCGAGCTGTTCTCGCCTAAGGATGTCCGGCGCGTAGCGCCGATATACAATTTCTCGGCCGATGCGCGTTTCCCCGTGTTCGGCGGCATCTGGCAAGGCCGGGCCGGCACGGCGCGTCATGACGCGGTTGCCTGGGGCTATGCGCGCGCCGGGAGCCGGCTTGGCGTCGATATCATCCAGAACTGCGAGATCACCGATTTCATCATCGAAGGCGGCCACTGCCGCGGTGTCCAGACGACACGTGGCGTCATCCGTGCCGAGCGCATCGGCATGGCGGTGGCCGGGCATTCCTCGGTGCTGGCGGCCAAGGCCGGGTTCCGGCTGCCTGTTAATTCCTATGCACTACAGGCCTGCGTTTCCGAGCCGGTCAAGCCGATCCTCGACACCGTGGTGCTGTCGCCCGGCTGCGGCGTCTATGTCAGCCAGTCGGACAAGGGCGAGATCGTCATCGGCGGCGGGCTCGACCGCATCCCGTCCTATGCGCAGCGCGGCAATCTGCCGACGCTGGAAACGGTGATTGCCGGCGTCTTGGAAATGTTCCCGATCTTCGGCCAGTTGAAGCTGATGCGGCAGTGGGCGGGGATCGTTGACGTCGTGCCGGATTCTTCACCGATCATCGGCGAAACGCCGCTGCCCAATTTGTTCCTCAATTGCGGCTGGGGCACCGGCGGCTTCAAGGCCATTCCGGCCGGCGGCACGCTGCTGGCAAACTTGCTGGCGACCGGTAAGCACAACGACATCAGCCGTCCGTTCGACCTCGACCGCTTCGCCGGCGGACGGTTGATCGACGAGGCGGCCGGCTCCGGCATCGCGCATTAGAGGCAATCATGCAGCTTTTCCCTTGCCCATTCTGCGGCCCGCGCGACGAGACCGAATTCCACTATGGCGGCGATGCCGGCAATGTCCGGCCGGATGGTGCCGAGGTGCCGATCGAGCGCTGGGCCGATTACCTCTATTTGCGCGGCAATCCGAAGGGCACGGCGCGCGAGATCTGGGTTCACATGACTTGCGGCGAGTTCTTCGTTATGGAACGTGACACCGTCACCCACAAGGTGCTGTCCTCGGCCGCGCTTGGCGGGGAGCAGGCGGCGTGACCGCCTCGCGTCTTGCCACCGGCGGCAGCGCCATCGACCGCTCGCGCCCGATCCGCTTCAGCTTCGACGGCACGACCGTGCAGGGCTTTGCCGGCGACACCATCGCCTCGGCGCTGCTGGCCGGTGATGTCGCGGTGGTCGGCCGCAGCTTCAAGTATCATAGGCCACGCGGCATCTGGGGTGCGGGCGTCGAAGAGCCGAACGCGCTGGTCGATGTCGGCGGCGCGACGCCGAACACGCGGGCCACGACCGAGCCGGCGCGCGACGGGCTGGTGGCGAAAAGCGTCAACGCGACGCCCAATGCGCTGGTCGACCGCAACGCTTTTCTCGATCGCTTTTCGCGCTTCATTCCGGCGGCGTTCTACTACAAGACCTTCATGTGGCCGGACTGGCACATGTTCGAGCCGCGCATCCGTGCCATGGCCGGATTGGGCAAGGTCGACGCCGGCTGGGCCTCGCCGGGCCTATCGGACCAGATCAACCATCACTGCGACGTGCTGGTGGTGGGCGCCGGACCGGCAGGACTGGCGGCGGCCAAGCTGGCCGCGGGGGCGGATCAATCCGTGGTGCTTGTCGATGACCAACTCCGAGCTGGGGGATCGCTCGGCCATCGCGCCGGCGAGGTCGATGGGAAATCGGCGACTGAGTGGGTCGATGAGACGGTTGCGAACCTAGCTGCCAACGGCCACCTGATCCTGCCCTGGACCACCGCCTTCGGCATTTACGACCACAATCTGGTCGGGCTGAACCAGCGCCATCTCGACGGTCGGTCGGACACGCTGTGGCGGGTCAGGCCGCGCCGGATCGTGCTGGCGACCGGCGCCATCGAGCGACCGCTGCCCTTCGCCAACAATGACCTGCCGGGCATCCTGTCGGCCGATGCGGCGCTCGCCTATCTCAGGCGCCATGCGGTGCTGGTCGGCCGGCGCATCGTTGTCGCGACCAACAATGATAGCGCCTACGAGGTTGCCGAGGCAGTCGCGGAGGCCGGCGCCGACGTCACGCTTGTCGACATCAGGCGCGACGGCATGCCCGCCGCGCCCGTCAATGCGCGGGTGCTCAAAGGGCGGGCGCTTGCCTCGGCACGCGGCAAGCTTCGCGTCGAAGGCGTGACGCTCGACGACGGCAGCAGGCTCGATGCCGATTGCGTGCTGGTCTCGGGCGGCTGGACGCCGACCATTCATCTGTTCGGTCAGGCCAGGGGCAAGCTCGCCTGGAGCGAGGCGCGCGCCGCCTTCCTGCCGGGCGACCCGGTCGACGGCATTTCCGTCGTCGGGGCAGCCGCTGGCGCGGTTTGCCTGTCGGATGTGTTCGCCGGCGTCGCGGACGCCTTCCCGGGCAAGGGAAGTGCTGCAACACCGCGCAGCACCGGACCAGAGGCGACTGGCGGCATAGTAGCGGCATGGCCGATGCCGGGCTCGAAAGGGCGCATCTGGATCGACTACCAGAACGACGTGACGGTGAAGGACGTCGAACTGGCGGCACGCGAAAACTTCGTTTCGGTAGAACACCTCAAGCGCTACACCACGCTCGGCATGGCGACGGACCAGGGCAAGACCTCCAACCTGCCCGGGCTGGCGCTGATGGCAGGCATTACCGGCCGCACGGTGCCGGAGGTCGGCACCACCACGTATCGCCCGCCGTTCACGCCGGTGCCGCTGGCAAGCTTTGCTGGCGCGCGCGTTGGCGAGCTGATGGCGCCGGTGCGCCGGCTTCCGCTAGAAAACGTCCACCGTGCCAGCGGCGCCGTCTTCCAGGAATATGGCGGCTGGCTGCGCCCGGCCCATTATGGCGGCCGCGACGCCGATGCGGATCGCGCCATCCAGGATGAGGCGCGGCGTGCCCGCCAGTCGGTGGCATTGTTCGACGGTTCGACGCTCGGCAAGATCGAGGTGATCGGACCGCAGGCGGCTGCGTTCGTCGACTTCCTCTATTACAACACCATGTCGACGCTGAAGCCCGGCCGCTGCCGCTACGGCTTCATGCTGTCGGAGAACGGCGTGGTCTTCGATGACGGCGTGCTGGTGCGGCTGGACGAGCATCGGTTCGTCATCTCGTGCTCGTCCTCGCATGTTGCCGCCGTGCACGCCCGGCTGGAGGAATGGCGCCAGGACCGTTTCGGCCGCGACGCCGTCTACATCCACAACGCCACATCGGAAATGGCGACGCTGACCGTTTCGGGTCCGAACGCACGAAAGCTGCTCGAAAGACTGAAGCTCGGCCTTTCGCTCGACGATGCCGACCTGCCGCATATGGCGGTCGGCCATGGCCGCTATGGCGGCGACCAGGTTCGCATCGCCCGTGTCAGCTTCACCGGCGACAGAAGCTACGAAATCTCGATCCGAGCCGATCGCGCCGAACCGCTATGGGCGCATCTGCGTCAAGCCGGCCAAGCGCTCGATGCCGTCGTCATCGGCCTCGAAGCGCTGATGATCCTGCGGGCCGAGAAAGGCTTCATCGTCATCGGCAAGGACACTGACGGCACCACGCTGCCGCACGACCTCGGCAGCGAAGGGCCCCGCGCCAAGCGCAAGACCGAATATGTCGGCCGCCGCTCGCTGTTCACCGAGGAGGCGTCGCGAGGCAACCGTTTGCAGCTTGTCGGCTTGACGGTGCCGTCAGGCGAAGCCCCATTGCCCACTGGCGCGCACGGCATCGACCGTCGCGATGGCAAGCTGAAAAGCCAGGGCTTTGTCACCTCGAGTTATCAGAGTCCGACGCTAGGTCGGCCGGTCGCGCTTGGCCTGATCGAGCGTGGCGCAACGCGTCATGGTGAGACGATCGAAATCCAGCATCTCGGCAAGATCAGGACGGCGACGATCGCCGCCGCTTGCGCCTTCGATCCGGCAGGAGACCGGCTCAATGCGTGATCTCGCGGAGAAATGGCCCATCGCGCCGGACTGGCCGGCGGCAATGATTACGACGCCTGGCCTGGCGGTGCGTACGGTCACGGGCCTCGACCAGATGCTGGTCAGCGGCGATCTCGATGCCTGGGCGCGTCTGTCCGGCGTGAAGGCGGAAGGCGTGGGCGCCTTTGGCGCGGCGCAAGGCGAGCGCTATGCCGCGCGGCTGGCCCGCGACCGGCTGCTCGTGGTGTCGAACGCACCGCTTGCCATCGCGGCGGGCTGGCACAAGGAAGGGTTCGCGGTGACGGAGATCAGCACCGGCCTGCAACTGTTCGAAATCGAAGGCGTGGGGCTCGATGCTTTCATCGCCCGTGGAACGACAATTGACCCCAGGCAGTCAAGTGCCAGTGCGACACTGTCCTTCGCCGGCGTCAGCGCCATCGTCTATCGCCATGGAAGCAAGCTGCGCATCCATGTCGACCGCGGTCTTGCCGCCTATCTCTGGACGTGGATGGAGCAGGCCGCAGGCCACGTCGCGGCTGGAAGCTAGCCAGCCATGATCACGCTCAGAGCGTGAACGACCAGAACAGGCAGGCCAGCATCGCGGCGGCGAAGACCACGAAGAACAGGCTGCGCAGCAGCACATTGCGGCGCAGCTCGTTCATGACGAAGTGACAGCCGACGACGGCGACGGCGAACAGGAACCGCCAGTTCAATAATGCCAGCAGGGCGCTGCCCTGTCCGAAGGCCCATCTGGCAAGAAGGCCGCCGACAATGGTGGCAAGCAGCACGATCACCGTCCAGAAGATCGCGTCGGCGGCATGGGTCAGCACGATGCTGGCCGCACGGATCGGCAGGATCATCATCAGCAGCGCGCTGAAGAAGTAGACGGCGGCCAGCGGAATGAACGTTCCGGCATCGGCAATGCCGTCGAGGCGCCTGACGCCGATCGCCCCATAGGGATAGCCGTGCCTGGCCACCGCCAGGCTCAACGCCATGAGCAAGGCGGTCAGCACCGCGACCAGCGCGAAGGATATGAGGGCTTTGCTCATGATGTTCCTGTCCCAGACGAATCAGACAGGAACGTTGTAGCCGGCGGTCGTAAACTGCGGGTAAGCGAGCTTACCCGGGACGCCGATTTCGACCTCTGCGCAAGCCGATGACGAGAGGCTATTCGGCGGCGACCCTGCCCGCCGAGCGGTTCGCCAGCACGAAGCCGACCTCGTCCACGGCCTGCGCGGCGCGCTTCAGGATCGCCTCGGAGCGCAGCACGCCGTCGGTGAAATCCTTGTCGGTGGCGTAGACGGCGGTCGGCAGGGTAAAGGCCTCGAAGAAGCCGAACAGCGGCCGCAGCTGATGCTCGACGATCAAGGCGTGGCGCTCGCCGCCGCCGGTCGCGGTCAAAAGGATGGGCTTGCCGCGCAACGCGGCTGGATCGATGAGGTCGAAGAAGTGCTTGAACAGGCCGGTGTAGCTGCCCTTGTAGGTCGGCGAACCGACCACCAGCACATCCGCGGAGAGGATCTGGGCCAGGATCGGTTGCGCCTGGCTGTCGAGGTCGCGTGCCCACCTTGCCGTGCCCAGCGATGGGCCGACATCCTCGATGTCATAGGTGCTGGCCGACAGGCCGTGGCGCGCGGCAATGTCCCTTGCGACGAAATCGACGAAGGCGCGTGTCTTTGACGGCCGGGTGATGTTGCCGGAAAAGCCGACGACTGTTGGATTTGACATGGCGGTGGGCCTCTTGATGGTCGAAGTTTTTACTAAAGCGGGCTTTCGCCCGCCGATGGAAATCAGCTCCAGGCGTGCAGCGGCGGATTTTCACCGTTGAGAAAATATTTGCCGAGGATCGAATACTTCCAGCGCACCGGATCGTGCAGCGTGTGCGTGCGGGCGTTGCGCCAATGACGGTCGAGATTGTGTTCGGCCAGCGTCGAGCGGGTGCCGGCGAGTTCGAACAGCTTGTTCGTCGCGGCAATGGCGATCTCGGTCGACAGGATCTTGGCCTCGGCGGTGACGATCTGCGCATGCGCGACCGTCTCGGCGGTCGGCTCGATCACGGCCCGGTCGATCGCATGGCCGGCCTTTTCGAGCAGCGCCTGTGCCGCGTGCAGGCGCAGCGTCAGGTCGCCGATCGCCTGGATGGTGTAGGGATCGTCCCAGGCATTGTCGACGCCGCTGTCGATCCAGGCGCGGCTCCTGGTCCTGACGAAGTGAACCGTCTCGTCGATCGCCGCCTGGGCGATGCCGGTGTCTACCGCCACCTGGATGATCTGGAAGATGGCGCCGTCGGCGGTCGGCCTGTCGTAGCCCTTGTAGCCGGGCACCAGAAAAGTCTTCGGCACCTTGACGTTGTCGATGATCACGGTGCCGGAGAGCGTCGTGCGCTGGCCGAAGCTCGACCAGTCGTCGATGACTGTCAGGCCGGGCGCGCCACGGTCGGCGATCGCATACCAGGCGCGGCCCTCGTCATCGAGCGCCACGATCGGCACCAGATGGGCGAGCAGCGCGCCGGAGGAATAGAATTTGCGGCCATTGACCACGACATGGTCGCCGGCATCGGTAAAGCGGGTCTCGAAATCGGCGGCACGCTTGGAACCGAACTCGGAGAAGGCGTTGCCGAACCGCGTGCCTTTCAACGCCTCACCAAAGAGCAGTTTCTGCTGTTCGGCGTCCGACACGGTGCGGATGGCGGCAATGACACCGAGATGGTTCTGAGCCACCTGGCCGATAGAAGAATCCGCCGCCGAGATGATCTCGATCACCTTGGCCAGCGTCGCGTAGGACAGTTCCGGTCCGCCGAATGCCCTGGGCACATTGATCGACCAGAGGCCGCTTTGCGAGAAGGCGTCGAGTTCGGCAACCGGCCAGATCCGCTCGCGGTCGCGCCTGGAGGAGTCCTTGGCGAATTCGGCGGCGAGTGCGTGGGCGATGGCGATCGCTTCGGCGTCATCCTTGATGATGTGGGCTGGCGCCGATGGCCTTGCAACGGGCGGCACGGCGGCGGAGGCATGGTCTGTCTTGACGGTCGAGACGGTCATTTCACTGCTCCTTCGAATTTCGTTTCAGGCGACGGCATGGAGATGGGCTGTTTTGGTAGCCGGTGACGGCTGTTGCCCGGAGGTCGATTGACCGAGATAGAAGGCGCGCACATCCTCGCGCTGGCGAAGCTCTGCAGCCGGGCCAGAGAGGACGGAGACACCGTTTTCGAGCACCGTGGCATGGTCGGCATATCTGAGCGCGACCGCGGAATTCTGCTCGGCCACCAGGATCGACAGGCCGGTCTCGCGATTGAGTTTTCTCAGCGTCTGGAAGATGTCCTGGACGATGAGCGGGGCAAGCCCCATCGACGGTTCGTCGAGGACGAGCAGGCGCGGCCGCGACATCAGCGCCCGGCCAATCGCGGTCATCTGCTGCTCGCCGCCGGAGGTCAGTCCGGACAGTGTCCGGCGCTTTTCCCTGAGGCGGGGGAAATAGCCGTAGATGCGTTCGAGGTCGACGTTGATTTCGGCGCGACGACCGCTGCGGCCGATGCCGCCGGCGACCAGGTTTTCCTCGACGGTGAGGCTCTTGAAGCAGTGGCGGCCTTCCAGCACCGGCACCAGGCCGGCGCGCACCAGATCGCCCGGCTTGCGGCGCGAGACATCCGAGCCGTCATAGCGGATGGTGCCGGCGTTGACCTGGCCGCGTACGGCCGGCAGCAGGTTCGAGACCGCCTTCAGCGTGGTGGTCTTGCCTGCACCATTGGCACCGAGCAGCGCCAGTATCTCGCCGCGCCTGATCTCGAAGCTGACGCCGTGCAGCGCCGTGATGGCGTGGTTGTAGGTCGCGTGGACCGCATTTACGGCAAGAATGACGTCATTGTCCGGCATGGGCTCTTCTTCCCTGGTCCGCGGAGCGAAAGCGGCCGGCGCCACGGAACCTGTCCGCGGCGCCGGCACTGGCTGATCAGTTGGTGGTCACGGCATTGGCATCATCGGCGGTGCGCAGCTTGATGCCCTTCTCGGCGGCATAGGCCTCGGCCGACTTCTCGATGATGGGCCGCAGCAGCGCCCAGTCCGGCGCGATCCAGTCGGAGACGACGTTCCATTTCTTGCCGTCCCACTGCTGGAAGGTCACGTAGCCCTCGCCCTCATGGTTGTCCCAGCTGACATTGATCGAGTGGAACAGATCCTTGGCGCCGAGCGCCTCGACCTTGGCCGGATCGAGCTTGAGATGTTCGAAGCCCCAGCGGACCTCGTCGCCGGTCAGCGTGCGGTGGCCGAACTTCTCCTGCGCGACGCGGATCGCCTCGACATTCAAGATGCCGTTGACGATGCCGAGATTGTGGTAGACGGAGCCGATGCGCGACTTGTCTTCCAGATTGCCCTTGCCGGCGCCGTAGACGGTCTTCACGATCTCCTGCACCACCGGGTAGCTGTTACCCGACGCTTGGGTGGTGATGGCGGTGTAGCCCTTGGCGGCGTCGCCGGCGGGTATGACATCCTCTTCCGAATTCGACCAGACATTGCCGACGATATGGTCGACGGGGTAGCCAACCTTGACCGCCGTCTTCAGCGCCACCGGGTTCATCACGCCCCAGCCGCGCAGGACGACGAAGTCCGGCTTGGCGCGGCGGATGGTCAGCCACTGCGACTGCTGCTCGTTGCCGGGATGCGGCACCTCGATCTGCTGGATGGTGAAGCCGTATTTCTGCGCCAGCAGTTCATAGATCGGGATGGTCTCCTTGCCGTAGGGCGAGCCGTGATAGAGCACGACGATCTTCTTGCCCTTCAGCTTGTCGATGCCGCCTTCCTTGGAAGCGATGTAGTTCACGATGCCCGACGTCTCGCTGTAGGGGTTGAGCAGCAGCGGGAAGACATAGGGGAAAACGCGCCCGTCGGTGGAATCGGTGCGGCCGTGGTTGACGGTGATCAGCGGCACCTTGTCGGCGGTGATACGGTCGATCATGGCATAGGCGATGCCGACCGAGAGCGGGTTCCAGGCGGCGGCACCGGCATGGCTCTTCTGCCGCTCGTAGCATTCGACGCCGCGCTCGACCTCGTACTGGGTCTCGCACTCATCCCAGGTCAGCTTGACGCCGTTGACGCCGCCGTCGCGGATGTTGATGAGGTTGAGATAGTCGATGAAGCCGCCGAAGAAACCGGTGCCGCCAGCCGCGTAAGGCCCGACGCGATAGCTCTGCAGCGGGAAATATTGTTCGTCGGCGTTTGCGGCGGGCAAAGCCACCGACGCGATCATCGCCGCGGACAGCGCCGCCGCCTTGATTGTGCTGAGAAAATTCATGGGTTGGGTACTCCCGGTATGGGCCGTCCTTGGTTCGGCCTCTGGTTCATTTCCAAATGCGATTGATTTCGAATGATGGAACTCAGCTCGTCTGCCAGGCGAACAGGAGCCGTCTTCGGAGCCTGTCCCACAGGGCCACCAACCCGTCGGGTTCAAGGATCAGAAACAGGATGATGAGCGCGCCCAGCACGATGCGCTGGCTCATGTCGAGCACGCCCGAGTCAAAGACATCGCCAAGCAGGAAGCCGCCGAGGCGCGATAAGCCAAGCGGGAAGACCACGATGAGGGCGGCGCCGAAGAACGCGCCACGGACCGATGCCAGGCCGCCGATGATGATGATGAACAGGATCTGGAACGAGCGGTCGAGATCGAAGCCGTCCGGCTCGACGGTTCTGAGATAGGCGAAGGCCCAGATGACGCCGGCGACGCCGATGATGAAGGACGAGATGGCAAAGGCCAGAAGCTTGGTCTTCAACACGGGGATGCCGATGATGCGGGCCGCGGTTTCATTGTCGCGGATGGCGATAAAGTTGCGCCCGGTCTGCGAGGAGACCAGCCGGTGAGCGAGGAAGGTCAGCACGGCGACGATGGTCAGCGCAAAGAGATAGCGGCCGACGGCGCCGTCTAGTGCGAAGCCTGAAATCGACAGCCTCGGCGCGTCGATGACGCCCGATGCCGAATTGTTGGAGAACCAGCTGAACTTGGTCAGCGCCCATTGCACGAAGAACTGCGCGGCAAGCGTCGAGACGGCCAGATAGAAGCCCTTCAGCCGCAGGCTCGGCAGGCCGAAGACGATGCCGATCGCGGCCGCGACGAGGCCGGCCAGAACAATGCTGCCGATCAACGGCAGGCCTTCGACGCGCAAGTTGAAATTGTAGGCGGCGAAGGCACCGGCCGCCATGAAGGCAGCACTGCCAAGCGACACCTGGCCGGCATAGCCGGTGAGGATGTTCAAGCCGACGCCGGCGAGGCTGAGCGCCAGGAACGGCAGCAGGATCGCTTCGAACAGGTAGCTCGAGCCGATCAGCGGCACGACGCCATAGGCGAAGGCGAGCAGGAGGACAGGCGCGAGCCATTTCGGCAGCGCCGGCGTGGACGAGAAATCGCTTGCTATCGCGGTCATCGCTCAAACCCTTTCGACGAGCTTCTGGCCGAACAGGCCGGAAGGGCGGATCAGGAGGAAGACGAGCGCGACGACGTAGGCGAACCAGCTCTCGATGCCGCCGCCGAAATAGTCGCCGATATAGACCTCGGCGAGCTTCTCGCTGGCGCCGATCAGCAGCCCTCCGACGATGGCGCCGAGGATGGAATCGAAGCCGCCGAGCACCAGCACAGGCAGCGCCTTGAGCACCACCAGCGACAGCGAGAACTGCACGCCGAGGCGGGCGCCCCAGAGCAGTCCCGCCACCAATGCGACCAGGCCGGCGGCCGCCCAGACGGTCGCCCAGATCAGCGGCAGCCGCAGACCAACAGCGAGCGCGGCGAACTGGTCATCGGCGACGGCGCGAAAGGAGAGGCCGATGCGGGTGTAGCGGAAGAACAGCGACAACAGCAGAACCATGCCGGCGGCAACCACCGCGGCGAAGATATCGAACTGGCTGATCAGCACGCCGCCGACTTCCAGCGGCACGTCCTCGATGCCGAGATCGAGGCCGTGGACCTGCGTGCCC harbors:
- a CDS encoding aldehyde dehydrogenase family protein; the encoded protein is MNVFRKNLIDGEWVGDAGSRNINPSDTGDVVGEYASAGVEQAGQAIAAAKAAFPAWSRSGPLARHAVLKKTADEIMARKDEIGRNLAREEGKTLAEGIGETIRAAQIFDFFAGETLRLSGEMVPSVRPGVGVEITREAVGVVGIITPWNFPIAIPAWKIAPALAHGNTIVFKPAELVPESAWSIVDILHRAGLPKGVLNLVMGKGSVVGQAMLDSPDVNAITFTGSVGTGKRVAAASVEHMRKFQLEMGGKNPLVVLDDADLAVAVDCALNGAFFSTGQRCTASSRLIVTDAIHDRFVDALKDRMGKLVIGDALDAQTQIGPVVDATQLKQDEDYIAIGVREGATLAFGGERLDRKTPGFFLRPALLTEATNAMRSSREEIFGPVASVIRVKDYDEALAVANDTPFGLTSGICTSSLKHATHFKRNSEAGMVMVNLPTAGVDFHVPFGGRKGSSFGPREQGRYAMEFYTTVKTAYTFAG
- a CDS encoding TetR/AcrR family transcriptional regulator, yielding MAALETTIQRTGATGNVKATREDWLKLALETLISDGVERVRVLTLGQQLDVSRSSFYWYFKSRQDLLDQLLDHWRQTNTKFIVERARRPSATVVRGVMSIFECWVDERLFDPRLDFAIRAWARRSPAIRRALDEADEERVNAIRDMFMRHGYDEEDAFVRARILYFMQIGYYSLELDEPMSSRLPHVASYLRSFTGQEPTTADVEDFSRYVVETMARKG
- a CDS encoding sarcosine oxidase subunit beta family protein; this encodes MTRRYSALSLFKEGLAGQTGWKQAWRSPEPKPAYDVIVIGGGGHGLATAYYLAKNHNIARVAVLEKGWIGGGNTGRNTTVVRSNYYYPESVELYGLAHRLYEGLSKDLNYNVMLSQRGMVNLCHSTAEMEIGARTVNAMQINGIDAELFSPKDVRRVAPIYNFSADARFPVFGGIWQGRAGTARHDAVAWGYARAGSRLGVDIIQNCEITDFIIEGGHCRGVQTTRGVIRAERIGMAVAGHSSVLAAKAGFRLPVNSYALQACVSEPVKPILDTVVLSPGCGVYVSQSDKGEIVIGGGLDRIPSYAQRGNLPTLETVIAGVLEMFPIFGQLKLMRQWAGIVDVVPDSSPIIGETPLPNLFLNCGWGTGGFKAIPAGGTLLANLLATGKHNDISRPFDLDRFAGGRLIDEAAGSGIAH
- a CDS encoding sarcosine oxidase subunit delta; the protein is MQLFPCPFCGPRDETEFHYGGDAGNVRPDGAEVPIERWADYLYLRGNPKGTAREIWVHMTCGEFFVMERDTVTHKVLSSAALGGEQAA